GTTGTTTCATTCAAACATTTCAGGTTGTGGTAGAATTGAATACAAGGGAACAACATGCTGAAGTTATTGAGATGTTTAGCTCTTTTATATATCTGCTATACATCGTGGAGATGCCAAGGCAAAATAAATAGAATGCCGGCCATACTACCAGATCAGCAAAATACTTCCAGTACAAGAGAAACAAACAGCGATCCTGAACCCGATCATATAAATGTAGAATGTGGAATTTTCCCCAACAGGGTTGCATTCGACAGCTGTTTTACCGTGACAGGTACAAGGTGCAATGAGTTCAGCTCGCTTGCCAATCACGATAGTAGCTTCGTATGTAACTGTGATCCCATGTGTCTGGTATTTGGTGATTGCTGTAATGACTACCAAAGTGCCTGTCCTGTGACCCTCAAAGACATCAACTTCATGCAGGAGACATCAACAAGGTTAGGCAAAGTTGCTCATAGTAAAGGCGAAAGAAACATTTCAGAGCATGGACCTACCACTACATGTCACATGTTAGATAATATGGACTTCGGCGCTTGGATGACAGGAGACTGTCCAGCATCATGGTCTGGTGGTGAAATGATTCAAAATGCGTGTGAAGAAAATCACAAGATAATAGGTAATTTAGTTTCCATTGAATATtgatgactcctaagtgcttattaatttcagatatttcattcagataaatagtcatgaatatgcattgttcatctgATAGATATTCATATCTGCTAAGACCCGTGAGCAACGGTGTACCACTGAAAggagtttcaatttgatgtttcttaaCAGGCGAGTGGAGTTtatgtgatgttatgtgatgtgatgtgatgtgatgaaatGACTAGACtcaatgtttatgaaaatacatttattttgtggCGCATTCTTCTCCTTGAACTAAATGTATCCACTTACTATCATTTCAGGTAAATCACCAGATACATTGCCAGTAACATGGAAGAATGGAATTGTCTACAAGAACGTCTATTGCGCCCTCTGTAATAGCATATCAAAAACTGAACTTGAAATTTGGACTTTTAAGATCTCATGTAGACCATTTATTGCTTTAATTACTTATACTGCAGTCGTAACTCGAAACCTTACTTATTTTTGGGATATAGTTGAAGCTGCACAAGAAGTTCTGAGCtgtaagtattattattatcctGCCAAGGACTCAACAAAAGAGGTGAGGTTCTGCTCTGAGGTAACTGACAACTGTAAAGAAACAGTAACCACCAATACGTCTGGTCTGGTTCCTTTTAAGAAGGAATGCGAGGCTTTCCCATACGCTGCCGTGTGTGATGTGACACCTCTACAACGTTCTGGTAATATGATTCATAATTACTACAAAAATAAATTCTGTGCAAAGTGTAATAACCCCGAGATAGATCTAGGATGCGGTATTAAGTACAGTGTGTCCACAAAGTATGACTTACGGTATGTCAGTGTTCTTTTTAATTACAATCCAACAGGCACTCAAACTATCCTCGTAGAGCGAGTCGAGTTAAACGAATCCTTAATTATATTTCcacaagaaaaatatatattcaatgcTACATGTATCTTTCAGATAAATAATCAACTTTGCCCATCATATATTGGTGACCTCTCATCAGACTTTTTGCTTAATGATGACTTGTATCCAATGACTCTTCTTATCAAACTGCTGGCATCGTCTGAAGACGACAGCAGCTTGATAGTCTTTCAAAGTGATACTGAGATGAGAAATGTGTTTATCGAAAACACAGTCGAACAGCTCTTTAATAAAGCCATAATATTGGATGTtagttttgtaaacatttcttCAGTTTATGATACAACGAGAGTTGATATGTGTGTCAACTACTCGACGGTTACCTTTACCCTTAATATCACTGTACGTTTTGATAGCAACTCACTAGATTATTTGGGAAATTTGTCAAATCCTATTCATACCAGGTCAAAAGGTATAAAAGTCTCTCTGCTATATCTGACAATTATAAACCCAAATTATAAAGAGGTTTGTCAGATGGATTCAGCTAGACATGTATTGGTTGTTCCACAACATGAGATTGTGTCGTTTACAAAGATGTATATAGTTGCCGAGGGTTTCCAACGCACGAATAGTTCAAACGTCATGTTGTTTTGGCAGTCTCTTGTGTGTAACTGGAGTACAGGGGACGGGAAGGGGGAGTCTGGGCAGGAATCATACAAATCATGTCATGACGTGAGTATTACAGAGGAGACAAACTGTCAATTCAGTATATGTGAGATAATACATCCTGCTACAAttctatcttgtgagcacacaGAGTTGATAATGCTGGAGGAGAATGGAATCAGTAGGAAGGGGAACATAATAACATGGCAAATGAAGGGCAGAGATGTTAAATCTGAACGTTTCGTTGTTTCACCTGCCACCTCTAGGATTTTTGTTTGCACCCAGGACATAATAACTGTTTCTTCCCTATACGATATGATAGGATTAAAATTGGCGACAGCAACATTATTCTCTGTATCATCCGCCTGTCTTTTTGCTACTGTTGTATTTCAATGCTTCCCTTCAAGAAGGAGGAAGTTCCCCACAAAGATGATTATCAATCTGTGTGCAGCTCTATGCTTGGCCCAATTGTTTCTAGTGACAACACTTGGAGCAACTGATGATCCTTGGTTTTGTAGATCCGTTGCCGTAGCCTCTCATTACATCTGGCTTGTGTCTTTTTTCTGGATGGGCATTATATCATTCGATATTATGCGAGTTTTTGTTGTGAAGGGGCCTTTATATGTCAACCAGCATTCCTCACGTCGTTGGAGGCTACCTATATATTGTGCAATCGGCTGGTTAGGGCCAGCAGTTGTAGTTTTCCCAGCGGCTATCCTAGACTTCTGTGGCTGTACACCTGTATCTATTGGTTATGGTTTATCTGATGCTTGCTGGATTGGTAATCCGACAGCTTTGCTGGTCTTATTTCACGGTCCCATTGGCGGAATCATGGCTTTTAATACAATGGCTTGCATTATGTCAAACTGCAAGGTCAGACAAAGAGATACACAGAGTAAAAGGTATTGCAAGGATTCCAATGTCCGATGGAACAGGCGACGCCTTCGTATGGCTTTTGGTACAATTGGCTTATTTGGACTGTTTTGGTCCCTGGGTCTTATTGAGGCCTTTATTGAGAATGAGATCTTCTCTTACGTGTTCACCATATTGTCGTCTTTACAGGGagtttttctgtttattttctttgCAACCTGTGACATTGTTTGCAAGAAGAAACACAGCCCAGTAAAACCCTCGCCAAAAACGATGGCTGATGGCGTCACTCAGATTGCCCATATACACCTTACAGGACAAATGACTGCACCTGAACATGATTGCACACATGAAACTGTCAATGCAACGTTCATGGACTAATACTTCCCATTGTCATTAGCAtttttgagcacagagtggaaAATCGCtttataaaaaccaacattattagtAGTATTAATTGTTGTTAAGTGTGTCAGCATTATCATGaacaatattatgaaaatatcaatttactAGCTTGCCCAAAGGGTAATTTCTAAGGTTGTAACAGGGAGGGACTCGACTAGTTGCTATACAACGAAATTTCGTCTTTCCTTCCCACAGTGTATAGTTAAGTGTTTCGATATTAATGTAAATTTTTctctatatatattatgtaatagATTATGCTGATGCCACTTTactatgttatttatttctgtCAATAGTATATATCAAATTCCTGTAGCACAAATGTATTGGATTTGCATGCATTAGTAATTATTTTGTGAAGTACTATGATCGTTAAGTATTTATTGTTGGTCtagatgttgaaataaaataagaattgtaatcacacacaattgtttttttcatttgtgatgtataaatatttgaatgtctGGGTGTGTGAACATGCTATTGCATACTTTTAGAGAGAAATGCAGCCAGAGGACAGGCAGACTCGGAGGCAGACATAGACAGATAAAAGAGACAGCGGACACAGAAACAGGCAgagaaaaagacagacagacagacagacagacaaacagaccgTGGGAGACAGAGATAAGATCTCTGTGTGCGCTTGCATGTGTGTGGTTGGGGTGAGCCATCAGAATAATCGTCTGTTTCAGTATTGATAATTAATAAGGTggcactctctctctctctctctctctctctctctctctctctctgagtgTATGAAAAACCCATGTTTCttggtatatatatcatatgtgaaTGATTTTTATCCGAGGGTTCACATTCGGTGGGGTGTGGTGTAGTCGGGGTGAGGTGTCGGATAAATTTTAGACAGTGGTTATCGCCCATGTTCCAAACATCGACTGTTTACAAAGGATATATTTTCGACGAAAATTGCACTGAATCTGAGCTACACACTAATACTACAGGACGAATGCTCTGCTGTTGGGGGCACTGTGCCGACATTCCCGAGAACACGACCATCGACCATCGACCATCTATCATCTGATTGGAGAGGGACTTAGAACATTGCGTTCACTTGTGAGGTAGATGTGTTAACTCATGCTTTTGTATATATTACTGCTAATCGAAAACATCATAAAATTACACTAGTTTACACTAGGATATCATGCTTTTATCTGGTATACAGTACTACTGGAACACACAGACGTCAATTGTTTTCCACAATGAGGAACACCTGTGCTTACTCGACCATGGGAGCCGCCGTTCGCTACCCTTATCAGGTAGCGGCCATATTGAAATCATAACGAGGCGGATAACGCGTAAGTAccggacaaacaaacaattgcGCATACAATATCACATGCGATGTAAACAACAGCACATGGCTTTATCTATAAATATACTAGTACTTCATTCATAAATTTCGGCAGTCTGACCGTTATTCAGCCCACTGCGCATGCGCGTTTTAGAATGGCTGAaaagtttatgtatgtatgtatgtatgtatgtatgtatgtgtgtgtgtatgtatgtatgtatgtatgtatgtatgcatgcatgcatgcgtgtttAGTATTTTTGACGGAATTTTGATAACCAATTTgatcattttatctttttattagTATAGAAAGATgattttattatacatatcatatattgtCTATCatgttttttcaaaattcacCGGAGAAGGTTGTAAGTATTTTCTACAACATGCAGAGAACCACATCTTCATTctaataatgtaaatatattctgaaagttaatgaaaaaaaatcgaaaTAGATACATTTTCTCATCTAAAAAATCTATTTAAACATTATTCACCTGTAATTTtaactattttgttttcatgattGTATTATCGGTGGTTTGTTTATTTAGCTGATCTTGGCCATGACTAAAGCATGTACGACCACCCAATCACCAGACTAGCAGCCTCCTACCAATTTACTGTACTGTTTACACACGGATATCAAGCCAGTGTAAACATTATAGTCAGTGTTTTTAAGACGAGATATTGAGCTAATTGAAGGATTGAACCGTCTTTCTAGTAAAGATATACGTACgcacagatggacggacggggAGACATATACGTTGAAGCCGAGTGGACGTATGAGTAATATGCACAGATTGCCTTCTTGAAAAGGcaataaataaaacacacactttAAAATAATGTACAGCTATGTGGATTGTTGATATTTCGGATGCGAAAATGAACATGAATATCTGCAACATGCATGGACCAATAATAAAAAGAAACTAAGAATACGGCTATAACGATCACCAAactggaaagaaaaaaaagtattttcgTAATGTGGCCCTCTCGTGACACTTCATTCCGAAATAATTGCAAGGTGGGTAACCATAATATGGCATGATATAAcgaacaaaatatacatgacgTTACTGCAAAATTAATCATGGGATTCTATGttggaaaacaaaatacactagAAACCCATTATCGTTTCATGatatacacaaaattaaaagaTTCTCttcaaatattgtgattttgaaagtTGGAGTTAAAGCTGACTTGGTTACCTTAGGACTATATCATTTGCTCTAGTGATCAGTATGACGTTCATATCAGACGTCGAGTCACtgtaatttcacaaaaaatatgatTCAATGCAACAAAAACACCAGCCATTATGTTTTCAGAGTTTTAGTACTAGTGTCGCAAAATTAGAAATACCTTTCTTTTCTTGTCTTTGCTGTacataatttaaagttgtaCAAGCTCAAACTGGAGTGCTATCACTTGGGTTATCAAGGCTTTGgattactaagatagacacatacTATTAAAAAATATCATTGCAATATGCTGTTGATACAACaatgataagctattgaatagTTCCATTTACTTGCCAGtttactgttttgggacttccgaTGTTTACACTCACATGGTGGTTAGATTTGCATAACAGAGTAATCACGCTCAactacttgtgtaatctaccacattgaacaacaatagttctagtttgtgtctatctttgtaaacTGAAGCGTCGATTACTAGGTCGTATTTTTTCGAACAGACAGGATTTTTTGTACCGTATTATTACTTGTACAGTACCGTATTATTACTTGTACAGCTACTATTGGTATGTTTACTCACAAGTGACAATACttttcagggtgtatgatagtatgaatttgtcattatatttaacaaaaaaaacagtttaaaatatccttccagttgcagctagtacaccGGATACTCGGGCCCCAATATAAATCTGGGCCTATATCACGGTGACGTCAGCAGCGTGCACGTGACTTACCGCCGACTGGTGATCAAATCGGAGATTCCTTATTTACGTAAATATGACCATTTCAAATctaaattttgattaaaatttacaacTGACGCTAATTACTATAATTTCAGTTGAAAATGGAACTGCTTTATGCGAACATCTTtcaaaaatgactaaaatttaGTCAAATGATTTCGGCGGGAAAATCTTTCATCTTTTACATTAATTGGCGTGGCATTCGCCAATGCATTAGTATTTTTGAATAGCTACAATTCTTGATAGTCTCTTATCATATATATCCGGTAAACTAAGCATTACCGGTGGTTCATGACGATATGAACGTCTCTTTGGAACTTCTTCGAGTCCGAGACTTCTGCGCAGTCTCCGTATTCTCTTCGTCATCGACTCTTGTTTATGAGGAGGCTGTCTTTCCGTCACACCGTAAGCGCGATCTGCTTCGTCAATTTCCTGTGTAAGTTTTAGTTTCTGTAAACATCTCTTTTCCTGCGTCACGGCATGAGCAATCGCTTGTGTATCTAATAGTCTGTTTTCCGTTTCTAACATCTTTGCTTGTAGTTTCATCATTTCTATCGCGAGATCTCGTTCCCTGTCTTCCTGTCTGGTCCTCCTTTTTGGATAAATCTTCAACTTTCGCCTTAAGCGAGCGAGATCTTTGGCAATTTCTATTCTCTCTGGGTCCTCGTATTTtactaaaaacaaaaacaggaatgaaaatttagaattttatcttgtttcatttcattttgcaatgtaaaatcaattaaaaattTAGTAACGTGACCATGACAACATCAAACACAAAATCGAGTGTCTAGAGATAATTCGTTGTCATAGCAATGCAATTGGCAATATGTTGATAGTTGCAGATTGTCGATTGAATAGAATTAAAGTTGAACTTTTTCTTTCACTGGTAATTACTGTATTGCTTTAGGTTTGTTGAGTAAATCGTATTTTATTAGTTTCTGTGTGAAtatgtatcaaacagagccgatacacggtattgtgaaattcgctgtaaatgtttgtttgttgtatctTGTCTATTGAATTTTAGTAGCTGGCTTATAGTTATACATTTAACAACTCAAGATTGATTTATTTTCTCGGACAACAAGTTCACGAATACCTTGATATTCGTTCGATATATCAAATCCTCTCTGAGCCAGCTCCTTCTGTCTGCTTCGTCTAAACTCTATCACCATATTGTACAAATCTAGTCTTCCAATATAGTATAATAACATTTGTAAGAATACGAGGCTATTCTCTGCCAGTAACTTTTGACCCTCCAAAACAGCTAACATCTCATCTGGAGTGCGAACATCGAGTAACAGTTCCGGCGGGTTTACGTAAtctgaaaatatgcaaatacatttagatattattctctGATAATTTTTTTTCGTTCAGcagaggaaaatacaagtggCCTGAGGGGCCTTGTCATAACGAGTCGAAAACTaacagtgacaaacccttatGTCACGAGTATTTTGGAGGGTTTGATTGGAGGAAAATATTGTGAATGCATATGCGCAAGCTAAATTTAAGAAAAGTGTGGGAAAATATCCATTCTGAACTACAAACGttctgactcatatttcgagtactgtagaaccaatgacgtaggaACGCGTTGTTGTGACGCAGAATGACCTgtgtataaattccatattttctgttcgacCGCGTACAACACATGAACTCGTCTTTCTTCAAGCATTGGTTATATTAGGATGTACACTGTCAATAGTCGCTATGACATGTTGGACTGAACGTTACTTTGTCAACAAAGTCCCGCCAAAACGAGTATCAAAaattaatggggggggggtgacggTGACTTGGTACTTGCCATCTTATTCTATAGATCAAAATCACAGTAGATAAAAACTATTGAATTATGCACAGTTTGAACAAAAAGGATTAATTTActtaaatatttgataatttaacAGATCGTTCGAAATTCCCCATTTTGAGTaaaaaggtcagaggtcacaggTGGACTCTAAATACAAATCTCGTTCAAACTCACCTCTCGCTAAGAACCTCATATCATCCACGTTTTCTCTCGTCAAAGATTTAGCAATACCTGTAACTATGGAACAATAAAGTCTGTGTTCATATCTGGCAGCCCCGTGTACAAAGGTATCATCCATACTTCGTCTTAGTTGTCTCCCTTCCATCTCAGACCAATCAAAAGTGTCGGTAGTTCCGATGTATTTAGATTTTATAGGTGGTAAGTATTTCATTGGTCGCCTTCCTCGCATGTAGCCACCCGGTAATGGACGGAAATCAGCCATTTTGAAACCACGGATCGTAGATGACGTTATTACAATCTACCGGGCACTTAAGAGGTCTTCAAGACATGCGATTCATTAGTGGTTGCACGCAAACATCTTTTAACCAGATACTTCGAAACTATGGCAATGCATGCAAATTTGGGCTGGCCATCTTTGTTTGATAGACTTCGCAATATATCAACCTGAAATTGAATAaaagttatttcattttcaaagataactCCAactgcgtctgtctgtctgtctgtctgtctgtctgtctgtctgtctgtctgtctgtctgtctgtctgtctgtctgtaagggAATTCAGCAGGTGTCGACTATATTTCTCACGTCAGCACGAGAAGAAATTTTGACGATAGAATTTTGTATTACATCCGTTCTGCACCGAAAATCTGGTATTTTAGTTGACAAtcttaaatgaaatatttgtatgcCCTGGTTACTTAACAAAACACAGTCGCGTAATGGCCGATAAATTTCTTCCTGTATTCCGTTTTACCTGTAGTGCGTGCCAACAAATTAGATCGTTTCTTCCTAGCAACGCTCTATTGTTCGCTATTAGATTTATAGAAATACTTTAAATGCTGAGAGATTTTGCTCAAAGAGCTATTCCGgtgatttcatttgataaaagCTACTAGGCTAGGCTTTTAAGTTTGTCAATTCAAAAGAGCGTCTCCCATCCTCTGTTTTAGTTGCCTGACTTCTATTCAGTGTCCCTCGGGAACTGCTCAACGTGACGGGACTGAGAAGGTGCAAATAGAGGGCAAACAGTTCGTGCAAAGGTTAGACGATAAACCACTGTATCATGTAGATTATTTACAGTGCACTTCGAATAAAAACCCTGACAACCTTACTCAATACAATTATCTATGCATGAGCGCGTTGTAAAAATACAACCGTAGAAACTGAGCTTTCATCTAACTAAGATAAATATAAACTAAAAGTATGTCGCAGTATTGTGCCTATTGAATAGACATGGTCATAGTGGGGTGGCATGTCTGACTTCCTATggttttatctttattttatttgtactgCTCTTTAAGTATATGAACACTACTTTCCCAATATTTTGCATTTGACTGTACTTTGATTAAGGGGAGCAAACTGAGTTCATACGTTCTGCCGGGGTGCAATTTTTGCTGTGTAGTTTGAAAAACTAGGGTACTCATAGTATATTCTATGTACTGAAACATATACCTAGCCATCAGTTGCAATTTAGtaaaactcaaacctggtagaCTAAATGGTGAAATAACTTGtaaacaatccgatgacgtaatttattatacatgtgtGTCCATAAAAATGTCAAGGAAGGGCCTACTGCGCAGTTGACTGTTGTAACGACACCGGAAGAATGTAATAACAAAGAAGACGTGCGTCGACATTAGCTTTATACTAGAACAGTTAAATCAaggttttatttaagtattttcactgaagtataaaagcttataaactcagcttctGTTCGTCTTTAACCGTGGCTTCATTATCGCCTCGGTAGCGACACGTttaatgcatacatgtacctagcaacaGATCATAGCAGGATCATAGCAAAGCACACACCCATGTCTCTATAACACAACACACCTGCATGTCACCAGAGTTAGATTTTCAATAGTGGTCCGAGATCTTACTAACAATTCAACCGTTGGACACGCTCTTGTGAAGCACACATACGTCAATTGGTTGACAAAAGGCACTCTATTGTCGTACACTTCAATAGCCTGTTATAttcaaattgattgattgaaaacaGCGACGACCAAACACTAAACAACAACGGTTAATATTTCGCTCTCAGTCGGCAAACACATTCAGCTATTGAACGCTAATGTAAACGGTCCACACAAGAGAACAACACAGACTCAAATATACGATTATACGTAAGTTCAGATACATTGGTGGTCTGAAATGTAAGGAATACTTTAGGGGGTTGCGTTATCCGTTTGTCATAATCTACGCTTACAAGTCTTAATCCTTTTGTCGGTTTGTTTGTGTTCACCTATCATTAGGGATTAGTCGATCCGCGGTATGAATTATTTACGAGATTACAAGTTACCGCGGGTCTGTTGTAATTATTCGTGGTCCCTCACGATGgattatatctcagaccactgtagtAATCTGAGATTATATCACGCTTATAGGAGCACGACGATATCTACAGGAACCCATTAAGTTGATCAGTTTAATTCGGACATTGACGTATATTATAGCaattgttttttgaaaaaataaaaggtATGAAAAG
The Glandiceps talaboti chromosome 23, keGlaTala1.1, whole genome shotgun sequence genome window above contains:
- the LOC144452906 gene encoding uncharacterized protein LOC144452906, which produces MADFRPLPGGYMRGRRPMKYLPPIKSKYIGTTDTFDWSEMEGRQLRRSMDDTFVHGAARYEHRLYCSIVTGIAKSLTRENVDDMRFLARDYVNPPELLLDVRTPDEMLAVLEGQKLLAENSLVFLQMLLYYIGRLDLYNMVIEFRRSRQKELAQRGFDISNEYQVKYEDPERIEIAKDLARLRRKLKIYPKRRTRQEDRERDLAIEMMKLQAKMLETENRLLDTQAIAHAVTQEKRCLQKLKLTQEIDEADRAYGVTERQPPHKQESMTKRIRRLRRSLGLEEVPKRRSYRHEPPVMLSLPDIYDKRLSRIVAIQKY